Proteins encoded in a region of the Pseudomonas sp. GOM7 genome:
- a CDS encoding VF530 family protein: MHSNDPLHGLSLQTILTALVERLGWEGLAREVDVRCFKHEPSIKSSLTFLRKTPWARAKVEALYLQTFRVGD; the protein is encoded by the coding sequence ATGCACAGCAACGATCCCTTGCACGGCCTCAGCCTGCAGACAATTCTCACCGCACTGGTCGAGCGTCTCGGCTGGGAGGGGCTGGCGCGCGAGGTGGACGTGCGCTGTTTCAAGCATGAGCCGAGCATCAAGTCGAGCCTGACCTTCCTGCGCAAGACGCCCTGGGCACGGGCCAAGGTCGAGGCGTTGTACCTGCAGACCTTCCGTGTAGGCGATTGA
- the putP gene encoding sodium/proline symporter PutP, which yields MTASTPMLVTFVVYIAAMVLIGLIAYLRTKNLSDYILGGRSLGSFVTALSAGASDMSGWLLMGLPGAIFVAGISESWIAIGLVIGAYLNWLFVAGRLRVQTEHNGNALTLPDYFTNRFEDNSRILRIFSALVILVFFTIYCASGVVAGARLFESTFGMSYETALWAGAAATIAYTFIGGFLAVSWTDTVQATLMIFALILTPVVVMIATGGFDPAMVAIEAVDASHFDMLKGATFVGVISLMAWGLGYFGQPHILARFMAVDSVRSIPAARRISMTWMILTLAGAVAVGFFGIAYFSAHPDVAGPVGENPERVFIELAKLLFNPWIAGILLSAILAAVMSTLSCQLLVCSSALTEDFYKAFLRKGASQTELVWVGRAMVLLVALVAIALAANPDNRVLGLVSYAWAGFGAAFGPVVILSLVWKGMTRNGALAGMLVGAATVIVWKNWIGLGLYEIIPGFILATLAIVVFSRIGQAPSASMISRFDKAEQEYKSV from the coding sequence ATGACAGCTAGTACTCCAATGCTGGTCACCTTCGTGGTGTACATCGCCGCCATGGTGCTGATCGGTCTGATCGCCTATCTGCGTACCAAGAACCTTTCCGACTACATCCTCGGTGGCCGCAGCCTCGGCAGTTTCGTCACCGCGCTGTCCGCCGGTGCTTCGGATATGAGCGGCTGGTTGCTGATGGGCCTGCCGGGCGCCATCTTCGTTGCCGGTATCTCGGAAAGCTGGATTGCCATTGGCCTGGTCATCGGCGCCTACCTGAACTGGCTGTTCGTGGCCGGCCGTCTGCGTGTGCAGACCGAGCACAATGGTAACGCGCTGACCCTGCCGGACTACTTCACCAATCGTTTCGAGGACAACAGCCGCATCCTGCGTATCTTCTCGGCGCTGGTGATCCTGGTGTTCTTCACCATCTACTGCGCCTCCGGCGTGGTGGCCGGCGCCCGTCTGTTCGAGAGCACCTTCGGCATGTCCTACGAAACCGCACTGTGGGCCGGCGCTGCCGCCACCATCGCCTACACCTTCATCGGTGGTTTCCTGGCGGTGAGCTGGACCGACACCGTGCAGGCCACCCTGATGATCTTCGCGCTGATCCTCACTCCCGTGGTGGTGATGATCGCCACTGGTGGTTTCGACCCGGCCATGGTGGCCATCGAGGCGGTCGACGCCAGCCACTTCGACATGCTCAAGGGCGCCACCTTCGTCGGCGTGATCTCGCTGATGGCCTGGGGCCTGGGCTACTTCGGCCAGCCGCATATCCTGGCGCGATTCATGGCGGTCGATTCGGTGCGCTCGATCCCGGCTGCTCGCCGCATCTCCATGACCTGGATGATCCTGACCCTGGCTGGTGCCGTTGCCGTTGGCTTCTTCGGTATCGCCTACTTCTCGGCACACCCGGACGTAGCCGGCCCGGTCGGCGAGAACCCGGAACGCGTGTTCATCGAGCTGGCCAAGCTGCTGTTCAACCCCTGGATCGCCGGCATCCTGCTGTCTGCCATCCTCGCCGCGGTGATGAGCACCCTGAGTTGCCAACTGCTGGTGTGCTCCAGTGCCCTGACCGAAGATTTCTACAAGGCCTTCCTGCGCAAGGGCGCTTCGCAGACCGAGCTGGTCTGGGTCGGCCGCGCCATGGTGCTGCTGGTGGCTCTGGTGGCCATCGCTCTGGCCGCCAATCCGGATAACCGCGTACTGGGCCTGGTGTCCTACGCCTGGGCTGGTTTCGGTGCTGCCTTCGGCCCGGTGGTGATCCTCTCTCTGGTGTGGAAGGGCATGACCCGCAACGGCGCACTGGCCGGTATGCTGGTCGGTGCGGCTACCGTGATCGTGTGGAAGAACTGGATCGGCCTGGGTCTGTACGAGATCATTCCGGGCTTCATCCTCGCCACCCTGGCCATCGTCGTCTTCAGCCGTATCGGTCAGGCGCCGAGCGCCTCGATGATCAGCCGCTTCGACAAGGCCGAGCAGGAATACAAGTCGGTATAA
- a CDS encoding GNAT family N-acetyltransferase, with the protein MPLQSLDSLNALPAATWDALLPEPQPFVRHAFLSALEDSGSVGGHSGWQPSHRLWCDESGQVQAALPAYLKQHSYGEYVFDHAWADACRRAGIAYYPKLLGGVPFSPVAGARLLGAAQAAEQLLDALSIALEDEGLSSLHVNFTSPACDQVLAGRDGWLQRLGCQFHWHNRGYRDFQDFLDALSSRKRKQMRKEREQVAGQGIEFDWRQGHELSEADWDFVYHCYANTYHVRGQAPYLTRAFFSLLAERMPEAIRLVLARQHGRAVAMAFCLVGGDTLYGRYWGCLAEFDRLHFETCFYQGMALAIDAGYARFDAGAQGEHKLIRGFEPVITHSWHRLCHPGLRAAVADFLEQERPGVRAYAEEARGYLPFRQL; encoded by the coding sequence ATGCCCTTACAGAGCCTCGACTCACTCAATGCGCTGCCGGCCGCTACCTGGGATGCGCTGTTGCCCGAGCCGCAGCCCTTCGTGCGCCATGCCTTTCTCTCCGCACTGGAGGACAGCGGCAGCGTCGGCGGGCACAGTGGCTGGCAGCCATCGCATCGCCTCTGGTGCGATGAGAGTGGGCAGGTGCAGGCGGCGCTGCCGGCCTATCTCAAGCAGCATTCCTATGGCGAATACGTGTTCGACCATGCCTGGGCCGATGCCTGTCGGCGCGCCGGTATCGCCTATTACCCCAAGCTGCTCGGTGGCGTGCCGTTCTCGCCAGTCGCTGGTGCGCGCCTGCTCGGCGCGGCGCAGGCGGCGGAGCAGTTGCTCGATGCCCTGAGCATCGCCCTGGAGGACGAGGGGCTGTCGAGCCTGCATGTCAACTTCACTTCGCCGGCTTGCGATCAGGTGCTGGCCGGGCGTGACGGTTGGTTGCAGCGCCTGGGTTGCCAGTTCCACTGGCACAACCGTGGCTATCGCGACTTCCAGGACTTTCTCGATGCGCTCAGCTCGCGCAAACGCAAGCAAATGCGCAAGGAGCGCGAGCAGGTGGCCGGGCAGGGCATCGAGTTCGACTGGCGTCAGGGCCATGAGCTGAGCGAGGCGGACTGGGATTTCGTTTACCACTGCTATGCCAATACCTACCATGTGCGCGGCCAGGCACCCTACCTGACGCGCGCTTTCTTCAGCCTGCTGGCCGAGCGCATGCCCGAGGCGATTCGCCTGGTGCTGGCGCGCCAGCATGGCCGTGCAGTGGCCATGGCCTTCTGCTTGGTGGGCGGCGATACCCTCTATGGGCGCTACTGGGGCTGCCTGGCCGAGTTCGACCGCCTGCATTTCGAGACCTGTTTCTATCAGGGCATGGCGTTGGCCATCGATGCCGGCTATGCCCGCTTCGATGCTGGCGCGCAGGGCGAACACAAGCTGATTCGTGGTTTCGAGCCGGTCATCACGCATTCCTGGCACCGTCTCTGCCATCCTGGCTTGCGTGCCGCCGTGGCGGATTTTCTCGAGCAAGAGCGCCCAGGCGTGCGCGCCTATGCCGAAGAGGCCCGTGGTTATCTGCCCTTCCGGCAGTTATGA